The Atlantibacter hermannii genomic interval GTTTTGCTCAGTCAGTAGCGCATCCAGCGTCAGCAATAAATTCAAATCCAGCCTGCTGAGATTGTTCATCACAATACCTGATATTAACGCTATTCATTTTAACTATACCTGACGATGAGTGATGCTGACGTCACTTTTCATCAGGAGACATGGTCATGAATGTATTGATTGTCTATGCCCACCCGGAACCCCAATCGCTCAATGGCGCACTTAAAAACGCGATGGTCGGCCAGCTTACCGCGCTGGGCCACCAGGTTCAGGTATCGGATCTGTATGCCATGAACTGGAAAGCCTCGCTGGATGCGGCGGATTTTACCCTTGATCATCAGGGCAAGCCGTTCGATCCCGCAGAGGATTCAAAACTGGGTTATCAGCAGGGATTACAGACTCCTGATATCACCCGCGAGCAGGAAAAACTGTGCCGGGCGGATACGGTGATTTTCCAGTTCCCGCTGTGGTGGTTCACCATGCCTGCCATTATGAAAGGCTGGTTTGAGCGGGTGTATGCCTATGGTTTCGCCTATGGCGTAGGGGAGCACTCAGACAGCCACTGGGGCGATCGCTACGGCGAAGGCAACATGGCTGGCAAGCGCGCCATGCTGGTGGTGACGGCAGGCGGCTGGGAGAGTCATTACCACCCGCGCGGTATCAACGGCGGTATTGATGACATTCTGTTCCCCATCCATCACGGTATGCTGTGGTATCCGGGGTTTGACGTTCTGCCGCCGCACCTGATTTACCGTGCCCGCAAGATGGATCAGGCGCGTTTTCAGATGGAGTGCGAGAAGCTGGAGGCGCGGATGAAAACCCTTGAACAGACAGCACCGCTGCCGTTTCGTCGTCAAAACTTCGGCGATTACGCGATCCCGTCGTTAATTCTGAAGCCGGAGCTGGCGGAAGGGGAGAGCGGATTTGGCGTCCATTTGCAACGCTGAAAGGAAAAGCGGCCCGCGCCGGATAACGCGGGCCAGAAAGGGTTACAGCTTCGCAAACACCTGACGCGCGGCATCGATGGTATTGTCGATATCTTCTTCGCTGTGCGCCACGGACATAAAGCCCGCTTCAAACGCGGACGGCGCCAGATAGACCCCTTCTTCCAGCATCAGGTGGAAGAAACGCTTAAAGCGCTCCACGTCGCAGCCCAGCACATCCTGATAGCAGGTGACGGTCGGTGCATCGGTGAAGAACAGGCCGAACATGCCGCCGACGTGGTTAACCACCAGCGGGATACCGGCTTGCTGGGCTGCTTCACGCAAGCCTTCCGCCAGACGCGTGGTCAGATTGGTCAGCGTGGCATGAATGCCCGGTTGCGCCACCTCGGTCAGGCAGGCATAACCCGCCGCCATCGCGATGGGGTTACCGGACAGCGTTCCCGCCTGATAAACCGGGCCGGTCGGGGCCAGCGCTTCCATGATTTCCCGACGTCCGCCGAATGCGCCCACCGGCATACCACCGCCGATGATTTTGCCCAGGCAGGTTAAATCCGGTTCTACATCGTAATAAGACTGCGCGCCCGCCAGCGCCACGCGGAAACCGGTCATCACTTCATCGATAATCAGCAGCGCGCCGAACTCATCACACAATGCGCGCAAGCCAGGCAGGAAGTCTGGCTGCGGCGGGATGCAGTTCATATTGCCGGCGACCGGCTCTACGATGATGCAGGCGATATCCTGCGGATACAGCTCGAAAGCCTCGCGCACGGAGGCCAAATCGTTATAAGTGCAGGTCAGGGTGTGCTTAGCGAAATCCGCGGGTACGCCTGGCGAATTGGGCTGGCCCAGGGTCAACGCGCCGGAGCCTGCTTTCACCAGCAGACAGTCGGCGTGACCGTGATAGCAGCCTTCGAATTTGATGATTTTGTCGCGATGGGTATAGCCGCGTGCCAGACGGATGGCGCTCATGGTGGCTTCGGTGCCGGAGTTAACCATCCGCACCATATCCATGGTGGGCACCAGCTCGGTGACCAGCTGCGCCATTTTGACTTCCATCTCGGTCGGCGCGCCAAAGCTTAATCCGCGCTGGGCCGCTTCGATCACGGCGTTGCGGATAGCGGGGTGGTTATGACCCAGCACCATCGGCCCCCAGGAGCCCACGTAGTCGATATAGGCTTTGCCGTCGGCGTCATAAAGGTAAGCCCCATCTGCGCGTTCAATGAAAAGCGGCGTGCCCCCTACGCCGGTAAAGGCGCGTACCGGTGAATTAACCCCGCCAGGGATAAGCTCGCGAGCGGCAGCGTAGAGATGTTCAGACTTACTCATGAATCGGCTCCTGATTCGTGGAATGGGTAACAACGGGCTATTCTAAGTTATTCGCCGACGTTAATGAAAGTTTTGCCCGATTGAATCATTATATTTTGCAGGGATTTTCCTCGCGACGTTGCCCCTTCAGGCGAGTAGAATGCCGTGCGTTTAAAAACTACTGTAAATGATGGTGTATGAATTCTAAAAACTCCTCGTTTGAAGCACAGCAAATCATTCGCCTGACACGGCGAGAACGCATTCGGCAACTTCTTAACCGCGATAAAACCCCGGCGGTGACTCTGTTAATGGCCGCCGTCGTCGGAACGTTAACCGGCCTGGCGGGCGTCGCCTTTGATAAAGCGGTGGAATGGGTACAACTCAACCGCATAGCCCTGCTGGCGGGCAATGCCGACCATGCCCTGGTGGTGTGGCCGCTGGCCTTCATCGCCTCGGCGGCGCTGGCGATGTTTGGTTACTGGCTGGTGCGACGCTTCGCGCCTGAAGCGGGCGGTTCCGGTATTCCGGAGATCGAAGGCGCGCTGGAAGGGTTAAGGCCGGTGCGCTGGTGGCGCGTCCTGCCGGTCAAATTCTTTGGCGGTATGGGCACACTGGGTGCCGGCATGGTGCTGGGACGCGAAGGGCCGACGGTGCAAATCGGCGGTAACCTCGGCGGGATGATTCGGGATATTTTCCGGATGCGCAGCGCGGAAGCGGGCCATACCCTGTTGGCGACCGGCGCGGCGGCGGGGATCTCTGCGGCCTTTAACGCGCCGCTGGCGGGTATTCTGTTTGTCATTGAAGAGATGCGCCCTCAGTTCCGCTATAGCCTCATTTCTATTAAAGCGGTGTTTACCGGCGTGATCATGTCGAGCATCGTGTTTCGTTTGCTCAATGGCGAGACGGCCCTTATCGATGTGGGGCAACTCACCAACGCACCGGTTCATACGCTGTGGCTGTATCTGCTGTTAGGGATGATTTTCGGCATTGTGGGCCCGCTGTTTAATACGCTGGTGCTAAAGGCACAGGATATTTTTGCGAAAATCCACGGCGGGAATATCACCAAATGGGTGCTGATCGGCGGGCTTATAGGCGGCTTGTGCGGCGTGCTTGGGCTGATTGAACCCACCGCGGCGGGCGGTGGATTTGCACTTATCCCTGTTGCGGCGGCAGGCAATTTTACCATCGGTATGCTGCTGTTTATTTTTATCGCCCGTGTTATTACCACGGTGCTGTGTTTCTCCTCCGGGGCGCCGGGCGGTATTTTCGCGCCGATGCTGGCACTGGGCACCTTACTGGGCACGGCGTTTGGTATGGCGTGTGTTGTGTGGTTCCCGGCCTGGCAACTGGAGCCCGGAACCTTTGCTATTGCGGGTATGGGCGCG includes:
- the hemL gene encoding glutamate-1-semialdehyde 2,1-aminomutase: MSKSEHLYAAARELIPGGVNSPVRAFTGVGGTPLFIERADGAYLYDADGKAYIDYVGSWGPMVLGHNHPAIRNAVIEAAQRGLSFGAPTEMEVKMAQLVTELVPTMDMVRMVNSGTEATMSAIRLARGYTHRDKIIKFEGCYHGHADCLLVKAGSGALTLGQPNSPGVPADFAKHTLTCTYNDLASVREAFELYPQDIACIIVEPVAGNMNCIPPQPDFLPGLRALCDEFGALLIIDEVMTGFRVALAGAQSYYDVEPDLTCLGKIIGGGMPVGAFGGRREIMEALAPTGPVYQAGTLSGNPIAMAAGYACLTEVAQPGIHATLTNLTTRLAEGLREAAQQAGIPLVVNHVGGMFGLFFTDAPTVTCYQDVLGCDVERFKRFFHLMLEEGVYLAPSAFEAGFMSVAHSEEDIDNTIDAARQVFAKL
- the kefF_1 gene encoding putative NAD(P)H dehydrogenase, with product MNVLIVYAHPEPQSLNGALKNAMVGQLTALGHQVQVSDLYAMNWKASLDAADFTLDHQGKPFDPAEDSKLGYQQGLQTPDITREQEKLCRADTVIFQFPLWWFTMPAIMKGWFERVYAYGFAYGVGEHSDSHWGDRYGEGNMAGKRAMLVVTAGGWESHYHPRGINGGIDDILFPIHHGMLWYPGFDVLPPHLIYRARKMDQARFQMECEKLEARMKTLEQTAPLPFRRQNFGDYAIPSLILKPELAEGESGFGVHLQR
- the eriC gene encoding voltage-gated ClC-type chloride channel EriC, with the translated sequence MNSKNSSFEAQQIIRLTRRERIRQLLNRDKTPAVTLLMAAVVGTLTGLAGVAFDKAVEWVQLNRIALLAGNADHALVVWPLAFIASAALAMFGYWLVRRFAPEAGGSGIPEIEGALEGLRPVRWWRVLPVKFFGGMGTLGAGMVLGREGPTVQIGGNLGGMIRDIFRMRSAEAGHTLLATGAAAGISAAFNAPLAGILFVIEEMRPQFRYSLISIKAVFTGVIMSSIVFRLLNGETALIDVGQLTNAPVHTLWLYLLLGMIFGIVGPLFNTLVLKAQDIFAKIHGGNITKWVLIGGLIGGLCGVLGLIEPTAAGGGFALIPVAAAGNFTIGMLLFIFIARVITTVLCFSSGAPGGIFAPMLALGTLLGTAFGMACVVWFPAWQLEPGTFAIAGMGALFAASVRAPLTGIVLVLEMTDNYQLILPMIITCLGATLLAQLLGGKPLYSTILAQTLAKQEAEKQSKAAQPENT